One window from the genome of [Clostridium] celerecrescens 18A encodes:
- a CDS encoding RnfABCDGE type electron transport complex subunit B translates to MVTGIIFAAAVVGIIGILIGVFLGIASEKFKVEVDEKEILVRNELPGNNCGGCGYAGCDALAKAIVLGQADVSACPVGGAAVAEKIGEIMGVTAGSTDKKVAFVKCKGTCDKTKVQYNYYGIDDCRMASVVPGSGDKACVYGCMGYGSCVKACEFDAIHVVDGIAVVDKEKCVACGKCVSACPNNLIDLVPYKSKHLVQCNSHDRGKDVKAKCEVGCIGCMICTKQCEFDAIHMDNNVAIIDYEKCTNCGKCAAKCPVKVIQ, encoded by the coding sequence ATGGTAACAGGTATTATATTTGCGGCAGCCGTTGTGGGCATCATCGGAATTTTGATCGGTGTGTTCCTGGGAATTGCCAGCGAAAAGTTTAAAGTAGAGGTTGATGAAAAAGAGATTCTTGTCCGAAACGAGCTTCCGGGTAACAACTGCGGCGGCTGCGGATATGCAGGCTGTGATGCTCTGGCTAAGGCCATTGTACTAGGCCAGGCAGATGTTTCTGCCTGTCCGGTAGGCGGTGCGGCAGTAGCCGAAAAGATCGGCGAAATCATGGGAGTTACGGCCGGTTCTACGGATAAGAAGGTTGCATTTGTAAAATGTAAAGGAACCTGCGATAAGACAAAGGTTCAGTACAATTATTACGGAATTGACGACTGCCGGATGGCATCGGTGGTTCCTGGCTCAGGTGACAAGGCTTGCGTCTATGGGTGTATGGGATACGGCTCTTGCGTAAAGGCATGTGAATTTGATGCCATCCATGTGGTTGACGGAATCGCAGTAGTGGATAAGGAGAAGTGCGTTGCCTGCGGTAAATGTGTTTCTGCCTGTCCTAACAATCTGATTGACCTGGTTCCATACAAGTCAAAGCATCTGGTTCAGTGCAATTCCCATGACAGAGGTAAAGATGTAAAGGCTAAATGTGAAGTTGGCTGTATTGGTTGTATGATATGTACAAAGCAGTGTGAATTTGATGCCATTCACATGGATAACAATGTTGCAATCATCGATTATGAGAAATGCACCAATTGCGGTAAATGTGCTGCAAAATGTCCTGTGAAGGTGATTCAGTAA